From Pseudoleptotrichia goodfellowii, a single genomic window includes:
- a CDS encoding putative HNHc nuclease, with protein MDNDIIRGTFEVDLNTGITKYNLTSTHTIKQERIKSLEDFLENTVAEVNVDKRLTTEQRKKIWCILDDFAYCNGGDKEQWREQLQTEFCRQRDYEYFSISELKRDGASKDVAREFIQWLCELAVTESIGFREETGNPALWVPDIGRYVIACLRARRCAVCGKVHDFDNGDIVDLDHWSTISSSAGTYENDDGLQNPFVSLCRLHHSEKHNIGVKSFEEKYHIGGIWLNEQLVYELLDVYPNHFRLFRKRLKEGYYDNVITRKGKNE; from the coding sequence TTGGATAATGACATCATAAGAGGCACATTTGAAGTGGATTTGAATACCGGGATAACAAAATATAATCTGACTTCTACGCATACAATTAAGCAAGAACGGATAAAATCGCTGGAAGATTTTTTGGAAAATACTGTTGCAGAAGTCAATGTTGATAAAAGACTGACTACGGAGCAACGGAAGAAAATTTGGTGTATTTTGGATGATTTTGCTTATTGTAACGGAGGAGATAAAGAACAGTGGCGAGAGCAATTACAGACTGAATTTTGCCGACAAAGAGATTACGAATACTTTAGCATCTCGGAACTTAAACGAGACGGAGCGAGTAAAGATGTAGCACGGGAATTCATACAATGGTTATGTGAACTTGCTGTAACTGAAAGCATAGGTTTTAGAGAGGAAACAGGTAATCCTGCCCTATGGGTGCCTGATATTGGTAGATATGTAATAGCTTGTTTAAGAGCGAGAAGATGTGCTGTATGCGGAAAGGTACATGACTTTGACAACGGAGATATAGTTGATTTAGATCATTGGTCGACAATCTCAAGTAGTGCAGGAACGTATGAAAATGATGATGGTTTGCAAAATCCTTTTGTCTCTTTGTGCCGGTTACATCATTCTGAAAAACACAATATTGGAGTAAAAAGTTTTGAAGAAAAATACCATATAGGTGGAATCTGGCTTAACGAACAGTTAGTATATGAGCTACTCGATGTTTATCCGAACCATTTTAGACTTTTCAGGAAAAGATTGAAAGAGGGGTATTATGACAATGTAATTACAAGGAAGGGAAAGAATGAATGA
- a CDS encoding AbrB/MazE/SpoVT family DNA-binding domain-containing protein, whose product MEKRKLNISFYKAGTGKATRLTVPIKWLRELGITEDEKSIDLIFDRENQQLIIKKR is encoded by the coding sequence ATGGAAAAAAGAAAATTAAATATCTCTTTCTATAAAGCAGGAACAGGTAAGGCAACGAGATTAACCGTTCCAATAAAGTGGCTAAGAGAATTAGGTATAACAGAAGATGAAAAAAGTATTGACCTAATTTTTGATAGAGAAAATCAGCAACTTATAATAAAAAAGAGATAA
- a CDS encoding phage antirepressor N-terminal domain-containing protein, which yields MKLLECKENKNVREIKFDGKSIVTVLIGNKVYVSVKSICKNLGMDKNLSDTQIKKINKDELLKGASKLTHLKTNGGTQQVLMIELDYLPIWLAKINLSRFTEELKEQLLNYQLRAKDVLADEFLGKRKLENKVRYEPELNEIEDRSKRIRKNQDIVRSLLIQIANDYDWIKYRAGLGFQRAKFNYKESKRTAFILEGKELTIEDIDKLNTDSLKRTEKELNEI from the coding sequence ATGAAATTATTAGAATGCAAAGAAAATAAAAATGTGAGAGAAATTAAATTTGATGGGAAATCTATTGTTACAGTGTTGATTGGCAACAAGGTATATGTATCGGTAAAAAGCATTTGCAAGAATTTAGGAATGGATAAGAATTTATCAGATACTCAAATTAAAAAAATTAATAAAGATGAGCTTTTGAAAGGTGCGTCAAAATTAACGCACCTCAAAACAAACGGAGGAACACAACAGGTTTTAATGATAGAACTTGATTATTTGCCAATTTGGTTAGCGAAGATAAATCTGTCGAGATTTACAGAAGAACTAAAAGAACAATTATTAAATTACCAGTTAAGGGCTAAAGATGTATTAGCCGATGAATTTTTAGGGAAAAGAAAGCTTGAAAATAAAGTCCGATATGAGCCTGAACTAAATGAAATTGAGGACAGATCAAAAAGAATAAGAAAAAATCAGGATATTGTAAGAAGTTTGCTAATCCAAATAGCAAATGATTATGATTGGATAAAATATAGAGCAGGTCTTGGTTTTCAAAGAGCGAAATTTAACTATAAAGAAAGCAAAAGAACAGCATTTATTCTTGAAGGTAAAGAACTCACTATAGAAGATATTGACAAATTAAATACTGATAGCTTAAAAAGAACAGAAAAAGAATTGAATGAAATTTAA
- a CDS encoding structural cement protein Gp24: protein MKLGQEAYFSRELRRRVCDVIDENITIGKAVQWSTTDGMRAIKPFTTGTFAGVVIHTDDNKDGVIEYPTTASILQLGNICVKVEENVGKGDKAGVNNTGGFVKAASGTEIRGYYETTAKSGELAILVLEGIA from the coding sequence ATGAAATTAGGACAAGAGGCATATTTCTCACGTGAATTGAGAAGAAGAGTTTGCGATGTTATAGATGAAAATATAACTATCGGAAAAGCAGTACAATGGAGTACAACTGATGGAATGAGAGCGATAAAACCTTTTACAACAGGAACTTTTGCAGGAGTTGTTATACATACAGATGATAATAAAGACGGAGTAATAGAATATCCGACAACAGCATCAATTTTGCAACTCGGAAATATATGTGTGAAAGTTGAAGAGAATGTAGGTAAAGGAGATAAAGCGGGAGTAAATAATACAGGCGGATTTGTAAAAGCTGCTTCGGGAACAGAAATAAGAGGTTATTATGAAACAACTGCCAAAAGTGGAGAATTAGCAATATTAGTGTTAGAAGGAATAGCATAA
- a CDS encoding phage minor head protein has translation MIEFDISTDIEKKLLNILKKRTKKFLKYIEYNNIDVEDEEQLIEAAEKFKPKEDKMIFGINRLLLLYTLALIIDKLSEKHQELFKDRMKTEIFEEALKKADKKMEELLKNTPNRVVSITTNYFSKTQKGINKEREILEELKEKFKKEVDIKKWEEAKKKIIERMSYSNLLNTVNVLGEAQAEYIKTVLKELGKNEFIWITKNDDRVREKHAWRHGRKFSLNGVLKDGIGKDHSRILPKEEWGCRCDFGINEKVIEEGLDNAA, from the coding sequence ATGATTGAGTTTGATATTAGCACGGATATAGAAAAAAAACTATTAAATATACTAAAAAAAAGAACTAAGAAATTCTTGAAATATATAGAATATAACAATATAGACGTTGAAGATGAAGAACAACTAATTGAAGCGGCAGAAAAATTTAAGCCAAAAGAAGACAAGATGATATTTGGAATTAATAGATTGTTATTGCTTTATACATTAGCTTTAATAATAGATAAATTAAGCGAAAAGCATCAGGAATTATTTAAAGATAGAATGAAAACCGAAATATTTGAAGAAGCACTAAAAAAAGCGGATAAAAAAATGGAAGAGTTGCTGAAAAATACTCCTAATAGGGTTGTGAGTATTACTACTAATTACTTCTCCAAAACACAAAAAGGAATTAATAAAGAAAGAGAAATTTTGGAAGAACTTAAAGAAAAATTTAAAAAAGAAGTAGATATAAAAAAGTGGGAAGAAGCGAAGAAAAAAATAATAGAAAGGATGAGCTATTCAAATTTACTTAATACTGTAAATGTGCTTGGAGAAGCACAGGCGGAATACATAAAAACAGTGTTAAAAGAACTTGGGAAAAATGAATTTATTTGGATAACTAAAAACGACGATAGAGTGAGAGAAAAACATGCTTGGAGGCATGGAAGAAAATTTTCACTCAACGGAGTTTTAAAAGACGGAATCGGAAAAGATCATTCAAGAATACTTCCTAAAGAAGAATGGGGTTGCCGTTGTGATTTTGGAATAAATGAAAAAGTGATAGAGGAGGGACTGGATAATGCCGCATAA
- a CDS encoding anti-CBASS protein Acb1 family protein produces the protein MNKKKKKYNGFASNARNSTKGTERDTLNRQIPVKKYLSVEMIDDLIASNEFAKIILNAPIEDVLKNGLDIAILQDDGTDDIESTKKLKEKLDKLDYLEKIMNFMSEVRKHGYAIMYLNTLHNIETETADELGERFQIEALNIFSKSEIAKLKLENSKLSLKYGEIKELQIKNYKDNNQVINTEIHPSRVVFSRINEDKKEIGQSIFNSLFERMVIFDSTEWSIGQLIYRAVFLILKTDNATMDKIKESGGIRDKEEEINASTLAVIGQDDELQVINSTGGLDPEKFINAVLTILSIHTNIPKQRLAGNTQGTLAGSQEDAKKYAEYLKRFFNKHILPVINSLIDKVLIELKISQSYRVSLPNLLEPTESEQIENSLKKVELDTKKLEYLEKAVNIISNNELIEKKDKVAEIIKRLGEDDFDFEALLKELSEND, from the coding sequence ATGAACAAAAAAAAGAAAAAATATAATGGATTCGCGAGTAACGCAAGGAATAGTACAAAAGGAACGGAAAGAGATACGCTAAATAGACAAATTCCTGTGAAAAAATATTTGAGTGTAGAGATGATAGATGACTTAATCGCAAGTAATGAATTTGCAAAAATAATACTGAATGCTCCGATAGAAGATGTTTTAAAAAATGGACTTGATATTGCAATTTTACAAGATGATGGAACGGATGATATAGAAAGTACAAAAAAACTGAAAGAAAAATTAGATAAACTTGATTATCTTGAAAAAATAATGAATTTTATGTCAGAAGTTCGTAAACATGGATATGCGATTATGTATTTGAATACGCTACATAATATTGAGACAGAAACGGCGGATGAACTCGGAGAGAGATTTCAAATTGAAGCTTTAAATATATTTAGCAAATCCGAAATAGCAAAACTAAAACTCGAAAACTCGAAATTATCTCTGAAGTACGGAGAAATAAAAGAATTGCAGATAAAGAACTATAAAGATAATAATCAGGTAATAAATACCGAAATACATCCGAGCCGTGTCGTTTTTTCAAGAATAAATGAGGATAAAAAAGAGATAGGACAATCAATATTTAATTCTCTTTTTGAAAGAATGGTAATATTTGATAGTACGGAATGGAGTATTGGGCAGTTAATATATAGAGCTGTATTTCTAATTTTAAAGACGGACAACGCTACAATGGATAAAATAAAAGAAAGCGGAGGAATAAGAGATAAAGAAGAAGAAATAAATGCTTCGACTTTGGCAGTAATAGGACAAGATGACGAATTACAAGTAATAAACTCAACTGGGGGATTGGATCCTGAAAAATTTATAAATGCAGTTTTAACTATATTATCAATACATACAAATATTCCGAAACAGAGACTCGCAGGAAATACTCAAGGAACACTTGCGGGATCACAAGAAGATGCTAAAAAATACGCCGAATACTTAAAAAGATTTTTTAATAAGCACATTCTTCCTGTTATCAACAGCTTAATTGACAAAGTATTAATTGAACTTAAAATATCGCAATCATATAGAGTGAGTCTACCAAATTTACTCGAACCGACAGAGTCAGAACAAATAGAAAACAGCTTAAAAAAAGTTGAATTAGATACTAAAAAACTTGAGTATTTAGAAAAGGCAGTAAACATTATATCTAATAATGAACTTATAGAAAAAAAAGATAAAGTTGCAGAAATAATTAAAAGGCTTGGAGAAGATGATTTTGATTTTGAAGCACTGTTGAAAGAGTTGAGTGAAAATGATTGA
- a CDS encoding dUTPase, whose amino-acid sequence MEALKTFDVKELLKRQAELDRKFDDKETLRKRTESRVLIAYFTELGELSQELKGEWNYWKNTAKRYDKNRVLEELSDVLHFFLSYLNLRKCMKTANFERLELDIIQYHYNESIEISLECLFDLDTILIGVEAYHYFRQMLNIVMKIGASEQEFLKVHHEKWLKNMNERTKEEY is encoded by the coding sequence ATGGAAGCATTAAAAACGTTTGATGTTAAAGAATTATTGAAAAGACAAGCTGAGCTTGATAGAAAATTTGACGATAAAGAAACTTTGAGAAAAAGAACAGAAAGCAGAGTTTTAATAGCGTATTTTACAGAACTCGGAGAACTGTCACAGGAACTTAAAGGGGAGTGGAATTATTGGAAAAATACAGCTAAAAGGTACGACAAGAACAGAGTTTTAGAAGAATTGTCGGACGTGCTACACTTCTTTTTAAGCTATCTTAATTTAAGAAAATGTATGAAAACAGCCAATTTTGAGAGATTAGAACTGGACATAATACAATATCATTACAATGAAAGCATCGAAATCAGTTTAGAATGCTTATTTGACTTAGATACGATCTTAATCGGAGTCGAGGCATATCATTATTTTAGACAAATGTTAAACATAGTAATGAAAATCGGTGCATCGGAGCAGGAGTTTTTAAAAGTACATCATGAAAAATGGCTTAAAAATATGAACGAAAGAACTAAGGAGGAATACTAA
- a CDS encoding PBSX family phage terminase large subunit: MTQIKIKDIIGCNYDKFWNDKHFYRVVKGSRGSKKSKTIAINMIYRIMKYPESNLLVIRRVFNTLRNSCRADLIWAINKLKVNRLWKIPKGEHTLTYLPTGQQILFAGLDDPLKLTSITVANGYLNFVWIEECFQIEKQEMFDTLEESIRGKLPDGLFHQITLSFNPWSEDHWLRKRFYNDTYDRTYIDDLIYAITTDYTMNEFLDEVTIKRFEEMKTKNPNRFKVAGMGEWGIAEGLVYDNWEILEFNALLMLRTNFKLEAVFGLDFGFTNDNTAFVASIVDLENKRLYIFDEFYARGMLNNEIALEIERRGYSKDEIIADSAEQKSIEEIKRLGISRIKAASKGKGSVNQGIQYLQQFDIYVHPKCRNVIMELKNYIWDVDKNGNTLNKPIDSYNHALDALRYSIEKYSVGGMHGIL, translated from the coding sequence ATGACACAGATAAAGATTAAAGACATTATTGGTTGTAATTATGACAAATTCTGGAATGATAAACATTTTTATAGAGTTGTAAAAGGTTCAAGAGGTAGTAAGAAAAGTAAAACGATAGCAATAAATATGATTTACAGGATTATGAAATACCCTGAAAGCAATTTGCTTGTAATAAGAAGGGTGTTCAATACTTTAAGAAACAGTTGTAGAGCTGATTTGATTTGGGCGATTAACAAGTTAAAAGTAAATCGTTTATGGAAAATCCCCAAAGGAGAACATACTTTGACTTATTTGCCGACAGGACAACAGATATTGTTTGCCGGATTAGACGATCCGCTAAAATTGACATCAATAACAGTAGCGAACGGATATTTGAATTTTGTCTGGATCGAAGAATGTTTTCAAATTGAAAAACAAGAGATGTTTGACACTCTTGAAGAAAGTATAAGGGGTAAGCTCCCTGACGGACTTTTCCATCAAATTACATTAAGTTTTAATCCATGGTCAGAAGATCACTGGCTAAGAAAAAGATTTTATAACGATACGTATGATAGAACATATATAGATGATCTAATATATGCTATTACAACTGACTATACAATGAATGAATTTTTGGATGAAGTAACAATAAAAAGATTTGAGGAAATGAAAACTAAAAATCCAAACAGATTCAAAGTTGCAGGAATGGGCGAATGGGGAATAGCGGAAGGACTTGTTTATGACAACTGGGAAATACTTGAGTTTAATGCTTTATTGATGTTAAGGACCAATTTTAAATTAGAAGCAGTGTTCGGACTTGACTTCGGATTTACTAACGATAATACAGCATTTGTAGCAAGTATAGTCGATTTAGAAAACAAACGATTATATATATTTGATGAATTTTATGCAAGAGGAATGTTGAACAATGAAATAGCCTTAGAAATAGAAAGGCGAGGTTATTCAAAAGATGAAATTATAGCTGATAGTGCCGAACAAAAGTCAATTGAAGAAATAAAGAGGCTTGGAATTTCAAGAATAAAAGCAGCTTCAAAAGGAAAAGGAAGCGTTAATCAGGGGATACAATATTTACAACAATTCGATATATATGTACATCCAAAATGTAGGAATGTGATAATGGAACTAAAAAATTATATTTGGGACGTAGATAAAAACGGAAATACATTAAATAAACCAATCGATAGTTACAATCATGCACTTGATGCATTACGTTATTCTATTGAAAAATATAGTGTCGGAGGAATGCACGGTATATTATAG
- a CDS encoding DUF2213 domain-containing protein: MPHNRYNLKQLEKPNFIETDEGFLQIKGNILKADSFMEYRNKTGVLREKIPKDILFSDDVKNSFLHKKVTLEHPSTSGKLSMINSENVAEFGKGTIIDVFENGDCLGAILQVEDKNAVNFIKDRHNKNENIELSAGYTAETELIKGNEYIQKNIIANHVAILAGKGRAGSDVRLIYNYLDYEEEKGMTLKFNGEDLTSEELLAKAINLQNENENLKEKFNGLELEKKALFDEKATLETEKQTLITENSKLEAKYNELVTETENKEIISKAKEVLNSVDEKEKIEKIMEKVIKEVNPKFNMRENATVNDLKDTFNFSVETLSEMDKEAKLSERSKFNNQNEAGLTLNIDNGYFSKKRTGGN, translated from the coding sequence ATGCCGCATAATAGATATAACTTAAAACAACTTGAAAAACCTAATTTTATTGAAACTGATGAGGGATTTTTACAGATAAAAGGTAACATATTAAAAGCTGATAGCTTTATGGAATACAGGAATAAAACAGGTGTATTACGGGAGAAAATCCCGAAAGATATTTTGTTTAGTGACGATGTTAAAAATTCTTTTTTACACAAAAAAGTAACATTGGAGCATCCGTCAACGTCTGGAAAATTGTCAATGATTAACTCGGAAAATGTTGCTGAATTTGGAAAAGGAACGATAATAGATGTATTTGAAAACGGAGATTGTCTTGGAGCGATTTTGCAAGTAGAAGATAAAAATGCTGTAAATTTTATAAAGGATCGTCATAACAAAAACGAAAATATAGAATTGAGTGCAGGATATACAGCAGAAACAGAGCTTATAAAGGGCAATGAATATATTCAAAAAAACATTATTGCAAATCACGTTGCTATTTTAGCTGGAAAAGGGAGAGCTGGAAGCGATGTGAGACTTATATATAATTATTTAGATTACGAGGAGGAAAAAGGAATGACATTAAAATTTAATGGAGAAGATTTAACGTCTGAAGAATTGTTAGCAAAGGCTATAAACCTTCAGAATGAAAACGAAAATTTAAAGGAGAAATTTAACGGTTTAGAGTTGGAGAAAAAAGCATTATTTGATGAAAAAGCAACGCTTGAAACAGAAAAACAAACCTTAATTACAGAAAATTCTAAATTAGAGGCAAAATACAATGAATTGGTAACAGAAACAGAAAATAAAGAAATAATAAGTAAAGCGAAAGAGGTTTTAAACTCTGTTGATGAAAAAGAAAAAATAGAAAAAATAATGGAAAAAGTAATTAAAGAAGTGAATCCAAAATTCAATATGAGAGAAAATGCGACAGTTAATGATTTAAAAGATACGTTTAACTTTAGTGTTGAAACTTTGTCAGAAATGGATAAAGAAGCAAAATTATCAGAAAGAAGTAAATTTAATAATCAAAATGAAGCGGGACTTACTTTAAATATTGATAACGGATATTTTTCAAAAAAAAGAACAGGAGGTAATTAA
- a CDS encoding encapsulin: MRFNKYNNKTYQLATSFMVALGIVLEERKDELKGRMIVPIGGDQSGIQIGDKYVQYSSVSSRRVAEVVSERDDDIPFTEVDAKDKFAKLHWIRSGHKFSIAEKDKIISVEREKQTKLFNLKASETFYAISETENKELLYGNEKLDRQGLLTVDGKRSFTLGVNLSTATGEQVTDAFVKAALEFTTGAKGTYNARTLVIDNTLHAELMKSYGTQEYKTRLRVIEELGLFGNIVVVKGLKNPVSQKATMLILDNVPENFQAIVVQEATGDEWEIGRTTYVAVEEKISEIVAFRPESIMELITA, from the coding sequence ATGAGATTTAATAAATACAACAACAAAACATATCAATTAGCAACATCGTTTATGGTTGCATTAGGTATTGTTTTAGAAGAAAGAAAAGATGAACTAAAAGGTAGAATGATTGTTCCAATCGGCGGAGATCAATCGGGAATACAAATCGGCGATAAATACGTACAATACAGCTCTGTGTCTTCAAGAAGAGTGGCAGAAGTAGTATCGGAAAGAGATGATGATATACCTTTCACAGAAGTTGATGCAAAGGATAAATTTGCAAAACTACACTGGATAAGAAGTGGTCACAAATTTTCTATAGCAGAAAAAGACAAAATTATAAGTGTGGAGCGTGAAAAACAAACAAAATTATTTAACTTAAAAGCATCAGAAACATTCTATGCAATTTCTGAAACAGAAAATAAAGAATTACTGTATGGTAATGAGAAACTTGACAGACAGGGATTGTTGACTGTTGACGGGAAAAGAAGCTTTACGCTTGGAGTAAATTTGTCTACTGCGACGGGAGAACAGGTAACTGATGCATTTGTAAAAGCTGCTCTTGAATTTACAACAGGAGCAAAAGGGACTTACAATGCCAGAACATTAGTAATTGATAATACGTTACATGCAGAATTAATGAAAAGTTACGGAACGCAGGAATACAAAACAAGATTGAGAGTTATTGAAGAATTGGGATTGTTTGGAAATATAGTAGTTGTAAAAGGATTAAAAAATCCAGTTTCTCAAAAAGCAACGATGCTAATTTTGGATAATGTTCCAGAAAATTTTCAAGCGATTGTAGTTCAAGAAGCAACTGGAGACGAATGGGAAATTGGAAGAACAACTTATGTGGCTGTAGAAGAAAAAATATCTGAAATAGTTGCATTTAGACCGGAGTCAATAATGGAACTTATAACTGCGTAG
- a CDS encoding BRO-N domain-containing protein: MQIFKNEKIGQIRALKKDNEIYFVGKDIAEILGYKDTSKAITRHVEEDDRMKCPVVDNIGREQETWIINESGFYSLIISSEMKEAKEFKKWVTKDVLPSIRKHGMYATDELLENPDLLIRVATKLKEEKEKNKQLKLELAYKSEIIEGVTNNIDVYKKQDILNRVVKHKGANYRERCGELYKVYRETHHVDLKARKEGYNKTQIRSRDKCKSVIEYAVKFGHIDNLYNIALKMYETDMNEIIEKIREVA, translated from the coding sequence TTGCAAATATTTAAAAATGAAAAGATAGGACAGATAAGGGCTTTAAAAAAAGATAACGAAATTTATTTCGTAGGAAAAGATATTGCTGAAATTTTAGGGTATAAAGATACGTCGAAAGCAATAACAAGACATGTTGAAGAAGATGACCGTATGAAATGTCCTGTCGTCGATAATATAGGAAGAGAACAGGAAACTTGGATAATAAATGAAAGTGGTTTTTATTCTTTAATAATTTCGAGCGAAATGAAAGAAGCGAAAGAGTTTAAAAAGTGGGTAACAAAAGATGTCTTGCCGAGTATCAGAAAACATGGAATGTACGCTACCGATGAGTTATTAGAAAATCCTGATTTGTTAATTCGAGTTGCTACAAAATTAAAAGAAGAAAAAGAAAAAAATAAGCAACTGAAATTAGAACTTGCTTACAAATCTGAAATAATTGAGGGAGTAACAAATAATATTGATGTGTACAAGAAACAAGATATTTTAAATAGAGTTGTAAAGCACAAAGGAGCCAACTATAGAGAGCGTTGTGGAGAATTATACAAAGTCTACAGAGAAACACATCATGTAGACTTGAAGGCGAGAAAAGAAGGCTACAATAAAACTCAAATCAGGAGCAGAGACAAGTGTAAAAGTGTTATTGAATATGCTGTTAAATTTGGACATATAGATAATCTTTATAACATAGCTTTGAAAATGTATGAAACGGATATGAACGAAATTATAGAAAAAATAAGAGAGGTGGCTTAG